One window from the genome of [Clostridium] celerecrescens 18A encodes:
- a CDS encoding ribonuclease H-like domain-containing protein, producing the protein MITLQKTIAFHETYPLDRIGRKEDLLFFDIETTGFSGEYSTLYLIGCVYYRNGCWNLVQWFADSLDSEKELLETFFNFLEDFNTVIHFNGDGFDIPYLLKRCLAHGMPYNFSSVKSLDIYKKIRPYRGLLGLPSMKQKAIEEFLKVERKDLYSGGQLIEVYKDYLISHDKFLFDLLILHNEDDLKGMPLILPILNYPDFLEHSFFLEHQELLSQEDIFGREFHSLRLTCTNGFAVPVGFSKSNSLVSMDAKGEHLTITIDLYEGELKYFYPDYKNYYYLIYEDKAIHKSVAEYVDKEARIKATAKTCYTRRAGWYLPQFSSLWTPCLQMEFKDKITYVSYESDFFEDGEKLCIYVRHLLDTLCR; encoded by the coding sequence ATGATCACCTTACAGAAAACCATTGCATTTCATGAGACATATCCCTTAGACCGGATCGGCCGGAAAGAGGATCTGCTGTTCTTTGATATAGAAACCACAGGCTTCTCCGGGGAGTATTCTACCCTTTATCTGATCGGATGTGTTTATTATAGGAACGGCTGTTGGAACCTGGTCCAATGGTTCGCTGACTCCCTGGATTCGGAAAAAGAACTGCTGGAAACCTTTTTTAATTTCTTAGAAGATTTTAATACAGTCATCCATTTTAACGGGGATGGTTTCGATATTCCCTATCTTTTGAAGCGCTGCCTTGCCCATGGCATGCCTTATAATTTTTCCAGTGTGAAAAGCCTGGATATTTACAAAAAAATACGCCCTTACAGGGGACTTCTTGGACTTCCTTCCATGAAGCAAAAAGCCATTGAGGAGTTCTTAAAAGTAGAGAGGAAGGATCTTTATTCCGGCGGTCAGCTGATCGAAGTTTATAAAGATTATCTTATCTCCCATGATAAATTTCTATTTGATCTTTTAATATTACATAATGAAGATGATTTAAAAGGAATGCCACTGATCCTCCCTATATTGAATTACCCGGACTTTTTGGAGCATAGCTTTTTCCTTGAGCACCAGGAGTTATTAAGCCAGGAGGACATCTTCGGCCGGGAGTTCCACTCTTTACGGCTTACCTGTACAAATGGCTTTGCCGTTCCTGTTGGATTTTCCAAATCCAATTCCCTGGTCTCCATGGATGCAAAAGGAGAACACCTGACCATAACCATAGACCTCTATGAGGGTGAATTAAAATATTTTTATCCTGATTATAAAAATTATTATTATTTGATTTATGAAGACAAGGCCATTCACAAAAGCGTGGCGGAATACGTGGATAAGGAAGCCCGGATAAAAGCTACGGCTAAGACATGCTACACACGCAGGGCCGGCTGGTATCTTCCCCAGTTTTCCTCCTTGTGGACACCCTGCCTGCAAATGGAATTCAAGGATAAAATCACTTATGTTTCCTATGAATCGGACTTCTTTGAGGATGGTGAAAAGCTTTGCATTTACGTCCGTCACCTGTTAGATACCCTGTGCCGTTAA
- the ruvA gene encoding Holliday junction branch migration protein RuvA — protein sequence MISFVKGPLVEIFEDTVVIESGNVGYEIHVPISVIQNMPGIGAEAKLYTYFQVREDAMCLYGFLNRQDLQMFKQLISVNGIGPKGALGILSALDPDDLRRAIVSGDAKAISKAPGVGAKSAQRIILDLKDKIDIAGILPSGFVEQRNGPVLSGGGVAGEAMEALAALGYSAVEAGKAVRQVEVTESMTVEDVLKASLKHLAFI from the coding sequence GTGATTTCTTTCGTAAAAGGGCCATTGGTTGAAATATTTGAAGATACCGTTGTTATAGAGAGCGGGAACGTGGGATATGAGATACATGTTCCCATATCCGTGATTCAAAATATGCCGGGAATTGGCGCAGAGGCAAAGTTATATACATATTTTCAGGTAAGAGAGGATGCCATGTGCCTCTACGGTTTCTTAAACCGTCAGGATCTGCAGATGTTTAAGCAGCTCATAAGTGTGAACGGGATTGGCCCCAAGGGAGCCTTGGGAATTCTTTCTGCTCTTGACCCGGATGATTTAAGAAGGGCCATTGTTTCAGGAGACGCCAAAGCCATATCCAAAGCGCCGGGGGTTGGAGCAAAGAGTGCTCAGAGGATTATATTGGATTTAAAAGATAAGATTGATATCGCTGGAATTCTCCCTTCCGGGTTTGTGGAACAGAGGAATGGGCCTGTTTTATCCGGCGGCGGGGTAGCAGGAGAAGCCATGGAAGCGCTGGCGGCTCTGGGATATTCCGCAGTTGAGGCGGGCAAGGCGGTTCGTCAGGTGGAAGTGACGGAATCCATGACGGTGGAAGATGTGCTTAAGGCTTCCTTAAAGCATCTGGCATTTATATAA
- the ruvB gene encoding Holliday junction branch migration DNA helicase RuvB, whose protein sequence is MERRIITTEVTEEDKRIEPNLRPMCLAEYIGQEKIRTNLKVYIDAAKARGESLDHVLFYGPPGLGKTTLSGIIANEMGVNMKVTSGPAIEKPGEMAAILNNLQEGDVLFVDEIHRLNRQVEEVLYPAMEDYAIDIMLGKDSSARSIRLDLPKFTLVGATTRAGLLTAPLRDRFGVVQKLEFYTPQELKIIVCRSARVLQVEIEEEGAAEIAKRSRGTPRLANRLLKRVRDFAQVKYNGIITKEVADFALDILDVDKFGLDYNDRAILTTMIEKFAGGPVGLDTLAASLGEDAGTLEDVYEPYLLMNGFINRTSRGRVATERAYEHLGISLGS, encoded by the coding sequence ATGGAACGTAGAATTATAACCACAGAGGTAACAGAAGAAGATAAAAGAATAGAACCAAACTTAAGGCCCATGTGTCTTGCTGAGTATATTGGACAGGAAAAGATACGTACCAATTTAAAAGTATATATTGATGCCGCCAAAGCCAGGGGGGAATCCCTGGATCATGTTTTATTTTACGGGCCTCCCGGCCTGGGAAAAACGACTCTTTCAGGGATCATTGCCAATGAAATGGGAGTCAACATGAAGGTCACATCAGGACCTGCAATCGAAAAACCGGGCGAGATGGCCGCCATACTGAACAATCTCCAGGAAGGGGATGTGCTGTTTGTGGATGAGATCCACCGATTAAACCGCCAGGTAGAAGAGGTTTTGTATCCAGCCATGGAGGACTATGCCATAGATATCATGCTGGGAAAGGATTCTTCTGCCAGATCCATAAGACTGGATCTTCCGAAATTCACATTGGTGGGAGCGACTACCAGAGCGGGGCTTTTAACCGCTCCATTAAGAGACAGGTTCGGTGTGGTGCAGAAGCTGGAATTTTATACGCCGCAGGAGTTAAAGATAATTGTTTGCCGTTCCGCCAGGGTCTTACAGGTGGAAATTGAGGAAGAAGGGGCGGCAGAGATCGCCAAACGGTCCAGGGGAACTCCAAGACTGGCAAACCGCCTGTTAAAGAGAGTCCGGGATTTCGCCCAGGTAAAGTACAACGGTATTATCACAAAAGAAGTGGCGGATTTTGCCCTGGACATTCTGGATGTGGATAAGTTTGGCCTGGATTATAATGACAGGGCGATCCTGACCACAATGATTGAGAAATTTGCCGGTGGTCCGGTAGGACTGGATACCCTGGCAGCTTCTCTGGGAGAGGATGCCGGGACGCTGGAAGATGTTTATGAACCGTATCTTCTGATGAACGGCTTTATAAACCGCACCTCCAGAGGGCGTGTTGCCACGGAACGGGCATATGAACATCTTGGAATCTCCTTGGGATCGTAA
- a CDS encoding cell division protein ZapA, which translates to MDSKRSTEVLIDGKIYALGGSEEESYIHRLASYINEMIITLKHQEGFTKQSAEYQNIMIQLNMADDYFKAREQTAMLEQQKAEMEKEIYSLKHELVATQMKLESAKLELVETRKSVDSGKKE; encoded by the coding sequence ATGGATTCCAAACGCAGTACAGAAGTTTTAATAGATGGCAAGATTTATGCTTTGGGCGGAAGTGAGGAAGAAAGTTATATCCACCGCCTGGCAAGCTACATCAATGAGATGATTATAACGCTGAAGCATCAGGAAGGGTTCACGAAGCAAAGCGCAGAATATCAAAATATCATGATTCAGTTAAATATGGCGGATGATTACTTCAAGGCCAGAGAACAGACCGCCATGCTGGAGCAGCAGAAGGCGGAGATGGAAAAGGAGATCTATAGCTTAAAGCATGAACTTGTTGCCACTCAGATGAAGCTTGAGTCGGCAAAGCTTGAACTGGTGGAAACCAGGAAATCTGTGGATTCCGGTAAGAAAGAATAA
- a CDS encoding U32 family peptidase yields the protein MKAAVAAGADAVYMGGSRFGARAFAENPEEDKLLEAIDYVHLHGRKLYMTVNTLMKEQEIGELYDYLVPYYRQGLDAVIVQDMGTFRFIRENFPGLPIHASTQMTITGAYGARILKDLGADRVVTARELSLKEIAKIRDQVDVEIESFVHGALCYCYSGQCLFSSLIGGRSGNRGRCAQTCRLPYEVKREGQALGGKDDHYCLSLKDLSTLDIIPDMIEAGVYSMKIEGRMKSPRYTAGVVNIYRKYADLYLAKGREGYRVESQDKKMLLDLFDRGGQTDGYYKRQNGRDMVVWKEKPAFREGNQGLFDYLDKNFVEKQVKEPVIGTVLLEEGQMASLQLSACGHNAAVAGEIVQTAQNQPVTEEKVRKQLDKTGNTPFYFENLDIKITGNIFLPVQTLNDLRRRGLEALEYEILKDYKEKRQAVPVKAVKEAVYSQKSSSEGPELTVSLERPDCLEEAVSSPDVKRIYIDSAEFKPEQWKASVEASHRAGKECMLTMPHIFRIRAEQFFDKHLTELKAAAFDGFLIRSLEETGYLKEKEVNGTLVFDFGMYGMNNFAQEMLIELGADELTWPVELNSRDLGKLKVPGELLVYGRLPMMVTAQCLHQGMEQCDKTPVVLSLKDRLGKAFPVKNHCTFCYNSIYNSAAVSLLGLEEAVKGLSPSLLRLQFTTENKAQTKAVIQSFSDGFLYGREAKLPFEEFTRGHFKRGVE from the coding sequence ATGAAGGCAGCGGTGGCGGCAGGCGCCGATGCAGTCTATATGGGCGGCAGCCGGTTTGGGGCAAGAGCATTTGCGGAAAATCCCGAGGAGGACAAGCTGCTGGAAGCCATTGATTACGTCCATCTTCATGGGCGAAAGTTATACATGACCGTTAATACGCTGATGAAGGAGCAGGAGATAGGGGAGCTTTACGATTATCTTGTTCCGTATTACAGGCAGGGCCTGGATGCAGTCATCGTACAGGATATGGGAACCTTCCGGTTTATCCGGGAGAATTTTCCGGGACTTCCCATTCATGCAAGTACTCAGATGACCATAACCGGCGCTTATGGGGCCAGGATTTTAAAAGACTTAGGAGCAGACCGGGTTGTTACTGCCAGGGAATTATCCCTGAAGGAAATTGCAAAGATACGTGATCAGGTGGATGTGGAGATCGAGAGTTTTGTACACGGCGCATTATGCTACTGCTATTCCGGTCAATGCTTATTCAGCAGCCTCATAGGAGGGAGAAGCGGAAACAGAGGAAGATGTGCCCAAACCTGCCGTCTGCCCTACGAGGTGAAACGGGAAGGCCAGGCTCTTGGAGGAAAGGATGACCATTATTGCCTCAGCCTCAAGGATTTGAGCACTTTGGATATCATACCGGACATGATTGAAGCCGGAGTCTATTCCATGAAAATTGAAGGAAGGATGAAGAGTCCAAGGTATACGGCTGGAGTAGTAAACATTTACCGAAAGTACGCGGACCTTTATCTGGCTAAAGGAAGAGAGGGCTACCGGGTCGAATCGCAGGATAAAAAAATGCTTCTGGATCTATTTGACCGGGGAGGTCAGACCGACGGATACTACAAGCGCCAAAATGGACGGGATATGGTAGTTTGGAAAGAAAAGCCTGCTTTTCGTGAAGGCAATCAGGGGTTGTTTGATTATCTTGATAAAAACTTTGTAGAAAAACAGGTAAAGGAGCCGGTGATTGGAACTGTACTTTTGGAAGAAGGACAGATGGCCTCTTTGCAGTTAAGTGCCTGCGGCCATAATGCCGCCGTCGCAGGGGAGATCGTACAGACTGCCCAAAATCAGCCTGTAACAGAGGAAAAGGTAAGGAAGCAGCTGGATAAAACCGGAAATACACCTTTTTATTTTGAAAATCTCGATATTAAGATAACGGGGAATATATTCCTACCGGTTCAGACTCTTAATGATCTGCGCAGGCGCGGATTGGAAGCCTTGGAATATGAAATTCTTAAAGATTATAAAGAGAAGAGGCAGGCAGTACCGGTGAAAGCTGTAAAAGAGGCTGTTTATAGCCAAAAATCTTCTTCAGAAGGCCCCGAACTTACGGTTTCACTGGAGCGGCCGGATTGTTTGGAAGAAGCGGTGTCCAGCCCTGATGTAAAAAGAATTTATATTGATTCTGCAGAATTTAAGCCGGAACAATGGAAAGCCTCTGTGGAGGCAAGTCACAGGGCCGGCAAGGAGTGTATGCTTACCATGCCTCATATTTTCAGGATCAGGGCAGAACAGTTCTTTGATAAACATTTAACGGAGTTGAAAGCTGCTGCATTTGACGGATTTCTGATCCGTTCTCTGGAGGAAACAGGTTATTTAAAAGAGAAGGAAGTCAATGGTACCCTGGTATTTGATTTTGGCATGTATGGAATGAACAATTTTGCCCAGGAGATGCTAATAGAGCTGGGAGCGGATGAGCTTACCTGGCCGGTAGAATTAAACAGCCGGGATTTGGGAAAACTAAAAGTTCCAGGGGAGCTTTTGGTATATGGCAGGCTGCCAATGATGGTGACCGCCCAATGCCTTCATCAGGGAATGGAACAATGTGACAAAACACCGGTCGTATTGTCATTAAAGGACCGGTTGGGGAAGGCATTTCCTGTTAAAAACCATTGCACTTTCTGCTATAATTCCATTTATAATTCAGCGGCCGTTTCCCTTCTTGGTTTAGAGGAAGCGGTAAAGGGATTATCTCCCTCATTGTTACGGCTTCAGTTCACTACAGAGAACAAAGCACAGACAAAAGCGGTGATACAAAGCTTTTCTGACGGATTCCTTTACGGAAGAGAAGCAAAATTGCCGTTTGAAGAATTCACAAGGGGTCATTTCAAACGCGGTGTAGAGTAG
- a CDS encoding FtsW/RodA/SpoVE family cell cycle protein → MINLIIDVSRYLMILLIALYTYLNFRFFSFPDEIRKRKICRRQNFAMFLIHLLAYLVIWLETEDEKMLVFYVAQVIFFFSYLFLYRLIYRNVSRLLVNNMCMLLTIGFIMLTRLSFDRAMKQFVIVAAAALVTFAIPFVIDRVWQLSKIPWIYGIGGILLLGIVCLAGTSSYGAQLSLEFGGYSFQPTEFVKIIYVFFIATMFYRSTSMKTVLIVTSAAALHVLILVASKDLGSALIFFVTYVFMLFVATGKWRYLLVGAGGGTLASMLAYQLFGHVRTRVSAWLNPWADIAGKGYQITQSLFAIGTGGWFGMGLYRGMPRRIPVVEKDFIFSAISEELGGIFAMCVLLICLGCFLQFMMIASRMQAVFYKLIAFGLGTIYIIQVFLTVGGVTKFIPSTGVTLPLVSYGGSSILSTFIIFGIIQGLYILKRNEEEEEKYEG, encoded by the coding sequence ATGATTAATCTGATTATTGACGTCTCCAGATATCTGATGATACTGTTGATTGCATTATACACATATTTGAATTTTCGTTTTTTTTCCTTTCCGGATGAAATCAGGAAAAGGAAGATTTGCAGACGCCAGAATTTTGCTATGTTTCTCATTCATCTTCTTGCCTATTTGGTCATCTGGCTGGAGACAGAGGATGAAAAGATGCTGGTTTTTTACGTGGCCCAGGTAATCTTCTTTTTCAGTTACCTTTTCCTGTACCGGCTGATTTACCGCAATGTATCCAGGTTGCTGGTCAATAATATGTGCATGCTTCTTACCATAGGCTTTATTATGCTGACCAGGCTTTCTTTTGACCGGGCCATGAAGCAGTTTGTGATCGTTGCTGCCGCGGCTTTGGTGACATTTGCCATCCCCTTTGTCATTGACAGAGTATGGCAGCTGAGTAAGATTCCATGGATCTATGGAATTGGAGGAATCCTTCTTCTGGGAATTGTATGCCTTGCAGGAACCAGCAGCTACGGCGCCCAGCTATCCCTGGAGTTCGGAGGTTATTCCTTCCAGCCCACGGAATTTGTAAAGATCATTTATGTCTTTTTTATAGCCACTATGTTTTACCGGTCCACCAGCATGAAGACTGTTCTTATTGTCACTTCGGCGGCGGCCCTTCATGTGCTCATTCTGGTGGCCTCCAAAGACCTTGGAAGCGCCCTCATTTTCTTTGTGACTTATGTTTTCATGCTCTTTGTGGCAACAGGAAAATGGCGGTATCTTCTAGTCGGGGCTGGAGGAGGGACTCTTGCCTCCATGTTGGCCTATCAGCTTTTCGGGCATGTAAGGACCAGAGTATCGGCATGGTTAAACCCCTGGGCGGATATTGCAGGGAAGGGGTACCAGATTACCCAGTCTTTGTTTGCCATTGGCACTGGAGGCTGGTTTGGTATGGGACTATACCGTGGGATGCCAAGAAGGATCCCGGTGGTTGAAAAGGATTTTATATTTTCAGCGATTTCGGAGGAGCTGGGAGGCATCTTTGCCATGTGCGTCCTTCTTATCTGTCTGGGATGTTTTTTACAATTCATGATGATTGCCAGCCGGATGCAGGCGGTATTCTATAAGCTGATTGCATTTGGCCTTGGAACGATTTATATCATTCAGGTATTTTTAACTGTAGGAGGAGTAACGAAATTTATCCCTTCCACAGGAGTAACGCTTCCTTTAGTCAGTTATGGAGGAAGCTCCATCCTAAGCACCTTTATCATCTTTGGAATCATCCAGGGACTTTATATACTCAAACGCAATGAAGAGGAAGAAGAAAAATATGAAGGCTAA
- a CDS encoding peptidoglycan D,D-transpeptidase FtsI family protein, giving the protein MKANPNPKANHHILILTYGVVLLFVGLAVYFGYFLLVKSDSVINNSYNARLDSFADRVVRGEIYSNDGRILARTDVDGEGKETRVYPYDSLFAHALGYSTNGKTGLEALANFYLLTSHVNLVEQVANELSGKKNQGDSVVSTLDVDLQKTAYDALGKRKGAVVVMEPDTGKILAMVSKPDYNPNTLAADWSQLVAEENTSGQLLNRATQGLYPPGSTFKMVTALEYIRENPSNYKDYTFDCKGIYKNGDYTIRCYHETVHGHQNLEQAFANSCNGAFSNLGLLLDLNGLKNTADQLLFNTDLALPIASSKSSYTMGGGADTWQILQTAIGQGQTQITPIHNAMIAAAIANGGTLMKPYFIDRVENVGGDIIKKFMPQSYTSLMTAVEASELTEFMRDVVTEGTGSALRTDAYTVAGKTGSAEFEKGKETHAWFVGFAPAEHPRVVICVIAEEAGSGGQAAAPIARALFDIYFSKQ; this is encoded by the coding sequence ATGAAGGCTAACCCGAATCCAAAAGCAAATCACCATATCCTGATACTTACCTATGGGGTCGTACTACTTTTTGTAGGGCTTGCGGTTTATTTTGGTTACTTTTTGCTTGTGAAAAGCGACAGTGTGATCAATAATTCCTACAATGCCAGACTTGACAGCTTTGCCGACCGGGTGGTACGCGGAGAAATCTACAGCAATGACGGCAGGATCCTTGCCAGGACAGATGTGGACGGAGAGGGAAAGGAAACAAGAGTTTATCCATATGATTCACTGTTTGCCCATGCGCTGGGTTATTCCACCAATGGAAAGACGGGTCTGGAAGCCCTGGCTAATTTTTATCTACTGACAAGCCATGTAAATCTTGTAGAGCAGGTGGCAAATGAGCTGTCTGGCAAGAAGAATCAGGGGGATAGTGTTGTCTCTACTCTTGATGTGGATCTTCAGAAGACGGCTTATGATGCCTTAGGCAAGCGAAAAGGGGCAGTGGTAGTGATGGAGCCGGATACCGGCAAGATCCTTGCCATGGTATCCAAACCGGATTATAACCCTAATACCCTGGCTGCAGACTGGAGTCAGCTGGTGGCGGAAGAGAACACTTCTGGACAGTTATTAAACCGTGCGACTCAGGGACTATATCCTCCGGGGTCTACCTTTAAGATGGTTACGGCATTGGAATATATAAGGGAAAATCCGTCCAATTATAAGGATTATACCTTTGACTGCAAAGGCATTTATAAAAATGGGGATTATACCATCAGGTGTTACCATGAGACAGTTCATGGACATCAAAATCTGGAACAGGCATTTGCAAATTCCTGCAACGGAGCTTTTTCAAATCTTGGTCTGCTTCTGGACTTAAATGGATTAAAGAATACTGCGGACCAGCTTCTCTTTAATACGGATCTGGCCTTACCCATTGCAAGCAGCAAAAGCTCTTATACCATGGGAGGCGGTGCTGATACGTGGCAGATCCTTCAGACTGCGATTGGCCAGGGACAGACTCAGATCACGCCCATTCATAATGCCATGATTGCTGCGGCCATTGCCAACGGCGGAACTCTTATGAAGCCTTATTTCATTGACCGGGTGGAAAACGTAGGGGGGGATATCATTAAGAAATTTATGCCTCAGTCCTATACGAGTCTTATGACTGCCGTGGAAGCTTCTGAATTAACTGAGTTTATGCGGGATGTTGTAACAGAGGGAACAGGCTCTGCCCTTAGGACCGATGCCTATACAGTAGCCGGAAAGACCGGATCTGCGGAATTTGAAAAAGGTAAGGAAACCCATGCATGGTTTGTAGGATTTGCTCCGGCAGAGCATCCAAGAGTCGTTATATGTGTAATTGCAGAAGAGGCCGGCTCAGGCGGGCAGGCGGCGGCTCCAATTGCCAGAGCTTTATTTGATATATATTTTTCCAAACAATAA
- a CDS encoding NUDIX hydrolase yields the protein MIEATSCGGVVIFRGKILVLYKNYKNKYEGWVLPKGTVEAGEEYKETALREVKEETGVSASIIKYIGKSQYSFNTPQDMVEKDVHWYLMMADSYYSKPQREEYFIDSGYYKFHEAYHLLKFSNEKQILEKAYNEYLDLKKSNLWGNKKYF from the coding sequence ATGATAGAAGCAACGAGTTGTGGCGGTGTGGTTATTTTTCGAGGTAAAATTCTGGTTTTATATAAGAATTACAAAAATAAGTATGAAGGTTGGGTTTTGCCAAAGGGAACAGTAGAAGCGGGTGAAGAGTATAAGGAGACGGCTCTCCGGGAAGTAAAGGAAGAGACAGGCGTAAGTGCGTCCATAATCAAATACATTGGTAAGAGCCAGTACTCTTTTAACACGCCTCAAGATATGGTGGAGAAGGATGTGCACTGGTATCTAATGATGGCCGACAGCTATTACAGTAAACCACAGCGGGAAGAATATTTTATTGATTCAGGATATTACAAGTTCCATGAAGCGTATCATCTTCTGAAGTTTTCCAATGAAAAACAAATATTGGAAAAGGCCTACAATGAATATCTGGATTTAAAGAAGAGTAATTTGTGGGGCAATAAGAAGTATTTCTGA
- a CDS encoding CZB domain-containing protein, which produces MEKEIRCPYILFKIAGSLYCINSKYISTIVQLPNYSTIPAAPANVTGMFKYRDEVIQMLDLRVTFGLKSISDECRDFEDMIDARKQDHINWVKELERFIDEGGSFHLAKDPHQCALGIWYDSFKTDNLTITNHLRKIEEPHERLHLAADEADRCKKDCENCQREECLLKILKRVKEESMPTILHLLDQTKELFRSTIYKEMVLILDGIRWGIVVDEIVSVEELDAIAGRDQDPMVSHCSYINQVMESPKSEGLIFELNTKSLSAKLKELEAAY; this is translated from the coding sequence ATGGAAAAAGAGATCAGATGTCCGTATATTTTATTTAAAATTGCCGGTTCCCTCTATTGCATCAACAGTAAATACATATCAACCATTGTACAGCTGCCAAACTACAGCACAATACCGGCTGCTCCGGCCAATGTGACCGGAATGTTCAAATACCGGGACGAAGTCATACAAATGCTCGACTTACGGGTTACTTTTGGACTAAAATCCATTTCCGATGAGTGCAGGGATTTTGAAGATATGATTGATGCCAGAAAACAGGACCATATTAATTGGGTAAAGGAACTGGAACGTTTTATTGATGAAGGCGGCTCCTTCCACCTGGCAAAAGATCCCCATCAGTGTGCTTTGGGAATATGGTATGACAGCTTTAAAACTGACAACCTTACCATCACCAATCATCTGCGCAAAATAGAGGAGCCTCATGAAAGGCTTCATCTGGCTGCCGATGAAGCAGACCGCTGCAAAAAGGACTGCGAAAACTGCCAGAGAGAGGAATGCCTCCTTAAAATTTTAAAACGGGTAAAGGAAGAATCCATGCCGACCATACTACACCTTTTGGACCAGACAAAGGAATTATTCCGTTCAACGATTTACAAAGAGATGGTTCTTATACTGGATGGCATCAGATGGGGAATCGTAGTTGACGAGATCGTTTCCGTTGAAGAGCTTGATGCGATTGCAGGCAGGGATCAGGATCCCATGGTAAGCCACTGTTCTTATATCAATCAGGTAATGGAGAGTCCTAAAAGTGAAGGTCTTATCTTTGAGCTGAATACAAAGTCCCTATCAGCCAAATTAAAAGAACTGGAAGCTGCTTATTAA
- a CDS encoding 5'-3' exonuclease, which translates to MSERKFVVVDGSSMLSTCYYAVLPREIMFAKSEEEKQKHYDRILHAKDGTYTNAIFGMLKMVVSLMKKQQPDHIAFVFDKTRDTFRRELYPDYKGTRGVTPEPLKSQFVLMEEILKDVGFQVLLSEQYEADDYAGSLVMKFREEISMILLTKDHDYLQLVNDEYNVRAWMVQSRQEKADELYKKYYSFYSVKKDEVNLPEKVFEYTSDTVLNEEGVRPEQIADLKGIQGDPSDNIPGVKGVSSAAAPLLREYGTVEEIYRSIHEAEPDKKSLKALQDFWKNELGITRSPYKAMTKTSEEELCGEKAALLSKTLATMKTDIPIDMELEDFSANAYQEEKVKKWLKSLDIKEASIFGTGK; encoded by the coding sequence ATGTCTGAAAGAAAATTTGTAGTCGTTGACGGTTCTTCTATGCTGTCGACCTGTTATTATGCGGTTTTACCAAGGGAGATCATGTTTGCAAAGTCAGAGGAGGAGAAACAGAAGCACTATGATAGGATCCTTCATGCAAAGGATGGCACTTATACCAACGCCATTTTCGGTATGCTTAAGATGGTGGTCTCCCTGATGAAAAAGCAGCAGCCGGATCACATAGCCTTTGTATTTGACAAAACAAGGGATACATTTCGCAGAGAGCTGTACCCGGATTATAAGGGGACCCGGGGAGTGACGCCGGAGCCGTTAAAAAGCCAGTTCGTCCTGATGGAAGAGATCTTAAAAGACGTGGGCTTTCAGGTTCTTTTAAGTGAACAGTATGAAGCTGATGATTATGCCGGAAGCCTGGTTATGAAATTCCGGGAGGAGATTTCCATGATTCTTCTGACTAAGGACCACGATTATCTCCAGCTGGTAAATGATGAATACAATGTCCGTGCGTGGATGGTTCAGTCACGGCAGGAGAAAGCGGACGAACTGTACAAAAAATATTATTCTTTTTACAGTGTAAAGAAAGATGAGGTCAACCTTCCTGAAAAGGTTTTTGAATATACCTCTGATACGGTGCTGAATGAAGAGGGTGTCCGGCCGGAGCAGATCGCTGATTTAAAGGGAATCCAGGGAGATCCTTCTGATAATATCCCTGGAGTAAAGGGGGTCAGCAGTGCGGCGGCTCCGCTTCTTCGGGAATACGGCACAGTGGAAGAGATATACCGTTCCATTCACGAGGCCGAGCCTGATAAAAAGAGCCTGAAAGCACTCCAGGATTTCTGGAAAAATGAATTGGGGATTACCCGTTCTCCTTATAAAGCGATGACAAAGACCAGTGAAGAAGAATTGTGCGGGGAAAAGGCAGCCCTGCTTTCTAAAACACTGGCAACTATGAAAACGGATATTCCTATTGATATGGAGCTTGAGGATTTTTCTGCAAACGCCTATCAGGAGGAAAAAGTAAAAAAATGGCTTAAATCCCTTGATATAAAAGAAGCTTCCATATTTGGTACCGGTAAATAA